AGTTGTGTAACCTGGTGCTACGGCAACAGCATTATCTACTAACAGTAGTTTGCCCGAACTATCGGTTTTTGGATTAAGGGCGTTGTCCCTTTGTACGGGCAAGACAAGGTTACCGTTAAATATGAAACCTTTGCCTGCATAAAGGAGTGCATCATCGCTCAGATCCAAAGGATCTCCGTCTAAATCTCCTCCACCATTGATTTTGATAGTTTTTTCCGTCCGTATCGTAAAGTTCGGTTTCGGACTCTGGGGTGTTAAAGTTTTTTGACCTTGGCTACTTTGGGTTGAACCCGTCAATGCCTGTGTCTGAGTTTGGGATGTTTCTTTACTTTCACCCGTGAGAAAGTCGCCAGAAAGACTGCTCACGAGTGAGCTATTATTGTCACCACCTGTAAGGAGATCTTTGTCCTTTTGATTCAAAGGAGTGAGTGGTTGAAATTTAACGGGAGTATACGACTGTTGCTTGAATAATAGCGATTGGTCAAAGGGATTGATGGCGAGTGTGTTGGAGTTAGCGGCATTGTCTGTATTGTCAAGAGTGGTCAGGGCTGGGTTTTGGCGCGACAATTCATTTGAAACCAGGTCTCCTCCGCTTGGCGTCTGAAGCGTTTTTTGTAAACCCAATAAAGATGAATCATCACCCAACGGTGCAACTAAAGATGCACTTTCTAATAGAGAAGGTGGCAACAAACCATCATTATTATCAGATGCACCGTTATTTCCAAAGCTGACAGTCCGAACCATGACTAACCCGCCTGCTAGTATGCTAGTAGTAAATGATTAATTATTTAAATATTCTCACCCTACTTATGGGCTTGAGTCAGTGGTAAGATAACCAATAACTTCAGCCCATGAGTAACAATAATGCTGGCTAATTATTTAATTAGAAAAATATCCAGCACTGCTTATTTACAGTTTCCATATTCTTGCAGTTGCTGGGATAATATTTATATTCTTAGGCTATTGTGGCAGCACTCATAGTAAATAAATCCGGAACTGTAGCCGGAACGGAAACTGTAGATTCATCAGAAGCTGCAAGTAAGCTAGAAGGGATTTTCTGCAAAAATTTCTGATTAATGAGATCGGAGTAAGTATTTAAATCAGTCTGCCAATTCTCAAGGCAGTTATGCAAATGGCTGATTTTTTCGGCTCCATTCTCACCACTCAATTCGTAGCTAAAACTGCCAGAAAACATCACAATTGGGGTGCTTGTTTCGTCTTCATTACGCAACGCGGCTTCAGTGATGCTGAGATAGAAAGGAGCGCGTTGGAACTTGTAAACCAAGTTGAGTGAAGCTCGCATGGGGGAATCTCCAGCAGATTGCCAAGCACCGGGAGACAGTAGATTTTCTGCCATGTATTTGCGAGCCGCATCTGGAGAACCGGCAAAAGAAACGTAGCCTCTGGGATTGATACCTACAGCTTCGTATTCTATATTGGGTAGGGTTTGTACGTATTTGCGAGCAATTTCCGCAATGTTCAATTCCGACATTGTTTTGTCGTCAATGGGTTCCATGAAAATCACTCGATTTGGTTCTGCAATAATACTAATTCCATTGGTGAATACCACCTGAACTGCACTGTTGGTATAAATTGGCTGTCTTGCCAAATTCCAATCTTGGGGAACAATACCACTGTACTTGAGGAAGTCTGGGTTCAGAATCGAAAGGGAATGGTTTTTGACAGCAAAGACGAGCCCCAAATTTTTACCGACTAGTTGTTGACTCATGAAATTCCTTTAATTAATTTTAGGATTGATAGAATTCAGATTTCGAGCGGCACACAAATCTACACCGGATAGTTTTAGGTTTCATCCGGTTTCTCAGTTCCACACTGTCTAGCAGTTGAATCCAGATTATGAGTATTTCTGCGTGGGAACGGTGAATCGGTAAAAGCAATTTCTTTAAGCCGATTCAGTTCTTATTCTTAATTATTAAATTACCCACTGATAAAAAACACGAGCAATTTTACTGAAAATCGTCCGGATGAGGAAAATTTAGTAGAAAAACTGAAATTGTTAAGAGCTTTTTAAATTCTTCTTACAAATCGTAGGGAATTTTGTGAAAAACGTGTAAAGATAGAGATAACTTTTAACTACTCCTGTAAAGAACAATTTAACACTTGCAATTCCTGACGTGTTAATACAGGGGCTAAAATTTGAATGAGAAGCGATGAGTTATATTAGGACTGACGCAACCTCAATTTTCAGATTAAGGGACTTCCAAATAAAAAAATCATCAACTTTCTCTTGTGGTACGGGCTTCTAGCCCGTCATTAATAAAGTACGGGCGAGGACGCCCATACCACAAGATTGGGTAATTTATTTCTTGGACATCCCTAATAGACCACAAGAATATGTAGGACAGGCGTTCTCGCCCGTCCTACACTACTAACCACTAACCACTATCTAATGATTGTTTTCATGACGCTCGTAGGCGGCGACAATTTCCTGAACAAGAGGATGACGCACCACATCTTTTTGAGAGAATTCGCAAAAAGCAATGCCTTTTACGTGTTTTAGAATATGCGTTGCCAGTGTTAAGCCAGATTGTTGGTTGTTCGGGAGATCCGTTTGTGTCATATCGCCTGTCACGACCATACGAGAATTAAAACCCAAACGAGTCAAAACCATTTTCATTTGAGATGGTGTTGTGTTTTGGGCTTCATCCACTATGACAAAAGCGTTGTTGAGTGTACGTCCCCGCATATAAGCTAGGGGAGCAACTTCAATCACCCCTTTTTCCATTAAGGATGGGACTTTCTCAGGGTCAATAAATTCATTGATGGCATCGTAAAGCGGGCGCAAATAGGGATTGACTTTTTGCTGCAAATCCCCTGGTAAAAAACCAAGTCTTTCACCTGCTTCTACAGCAGGACGCGTTAAGATTAGTTTTTCAAATTGATTGGCAAGGAGTGCTTGTACGGCAATAACAACTGCCAGGAATGTTTTACCAGTCCCGGCGGGACCCGTGCAAAAGATCAGATCGCGCTTACTGAGTGCTTCAACATACTGCCTCTGCCGCAAGGTTTTGGCTCGTACTTCTTCGCCTTTGCGCGTCTTAGCAATAACATTTCGCTGCAAGTCTAGCAATTCATGCTCTCGATGGGTATCGAGAGCATGACGGGCTGTTGATATATCTGTACTAGTAATGTTATTGCCTTGACTCCAAAGGTCTTCAAGCGATCGCACTAATCGACTCGCCAAGTCAATTTGCTTTTCTGTTCCAGAAATATAAAGTTCTTGCCCCCGCAGTACCAGAGTTGCGCCTGTTTGTCGGGAAAGTATTTTGAGATTGTTTTCTCCTTCTCCTGCAAGTGCGATCGCACTTGGTATATTCGGTAGTTGAATTGTTACGTTATTAGTCATTAGTCATCACTAGAGAGAAAGTAGAGACGCGAACAACCGCTTCTCTACTTCGTTTAGGTTTGAATAACAACAGCTTTCAAACCTTAGCTGTGACATTCATCAGTTATCGATCACTCATGTAATAGCCAATAACTAGTTTTTGGGTCACTGGTCACTGGTCACTGGTCACTGACTTAGTAGCGACCACCTTTACGTGCAACTTCTGCTTTGCGCTTCCGGCGCAAGCTGGGTTTTTCGTATCTTTCACGACGCTTGACTTCGGATAAGATCCCGGCTTTTTGAATTTTCTTTTTAAAACGCCTTAATGCTGAGTCAATGGACTCATTTTCACCCAAACGGACTTCAGCCACTCCCTAGTTTCACCTCCTTAGAGAGATTGTCAGACCCTTGTAGAAACCCCACCTACTGCAAGCAGTATAGCGCTTGCTTCCGTGATGGAAGATAATTGCTTTCTCTGTACAAGAGAAGAGTTTTTACAGCAATACGTGTTTTGCATTTACAGCGCAAACACGGAAAAGACATCATGCCATGAAGGATAAAAGTTGAAGGATAAAGGATGAATTTTGTAACTTTTACTTCATACTTCATACTTCATACTTTACACTTCATACTTTTCTTGACTTTCTCGCTTTACCTCAATAAGAACGGAAGCGGGTTTTTACAATAGGTCTGGGTCCGTTTCCGCGTCTCTCTCTGGGTTTTGGCGGTGGCAATCGCTCTTCACCTTCATCTTCAAAAGATAAACCCTCTCGTCCACCAGCAGTACTGCCGTAGATATCAAGGTAGACTGATTGTCCAACTGCTTGAGCAGCTGCGGCAATCACCGTGCGAATTGCTTGAATATTTCGTCCACCCCGACCAAACACTTTTCCTTTATCTGTGCCATCAAAGGCAATGCGAATCCAAGCACGTTTGTGCGTTTGAGTCAGTTCACAATCGACGCTTAAAGATTCGGGAGAATCCAAAAATGGTTGCATGAGAAACCGTACCAGTCCAACATAGTCTGGACCGATCGCTAGGGATTTCTGTGCAATCTCGTTATGATGTAGCTTTTGCACTGACCTGTTCAAAGACATTGGCTTTTTGCAGGATGCGACGCACCGTATCTGTTGGTTGAGCGCCTTGTTGTAGCCGCTTGACGATGCCGGGAACGTCCAATCTTACTTCATCTGTTCTAGGGTTATAGAATCCCAGTTCTTCTAAAGGACGACCATCGCGGCGAGCGAGGCTTTGAATTGCGATTATGCGGTAACTCGCTTCCCGCTTTTTACCGTATCGCTTCAAGCGCAGTTTAATCATGTTTAGAAATCGTTCTCCTGTTTCTAGCAATCATTTTGTAGTTTATTCGTAGGCAAGCGGTGTTGTACAGACCTCACTATAGGCGCAAGCGTCTCCCAAAGATAGGGTGCTGAACGTTTCTTGCTAAAAAGCTAATCTTAGCACAAAATGGGTATCTTTGGTTAGTAGTTAGTGGTTAGTGGTTAGTGGGAAAACAACCAACAACCAACAACTAACAACTAACAACTAAACTATAGTGTTCCAAACCCTTTCTTCTTTTTGTCTTTTTTGGGTTTCTTTTTGGGGCTTGCACCACCACTAGCACCGCCAGTGTAACCGCGCCAACCAGGTGCCGATGGGCGGTTACCTGCTGCATAGGGATCGCCCATACCACCACCAAGCATTCCTGGCATTCCACCAGGAAATCGTCCTTGTCCCATCTGCTGCATGAGATTACGCATTTTTTGAAAGTCACCAACTAACTTACTCACGTCGGTCTCTTTATAACCGGAACCTCTGGCAATACGCTTGCGACGGCTGGGGGAACTGGCTAACAAATCGGGATCGCGACGTTCGTCGGTTGTCATGGAATTGATCATCGCTTCGCAACGCTTGAGTTGGGTTTCTCCCTGGCGAAGTTGGTCGTCGGAAACCTTGTTCATTCCTGGGATCAGCTTGAGAAGACCTCCCAGAGAACCCATGTTCTTAAGCAGGCGCATTTGCTTGAGAAAGTCGGTAAAGTCAAACTTTGCTGACAGGATTTTCTCCTGCATCTTCTCAGCATCGGCAAGGTCAATTTCTTCTTGCGCTTTTTCTACTAAGGTGAGGACATCACCCATGCCTAAGATGCGCGAAGCCATGCGTTCGGGATAGAACGGTTGCAGGGCTTCCACTTTTTCCCCAACACCCACAAACTTAATTGGGGAACCGGAAATTTGCCGCACCGAGAGTGCAGCCCCACCACGGCTATCACCATCCATCTTAGTTAGAATGGCACCAGTAATACCTATTTTTTGGTGGAATGTACGTGTAAGATTTGCTGCTTCTTGACCGGTCATGGCATCCACAACCAACAGCGTTTCATGGGGCTGCACAACCTCTTTAATTCGGGCTAACTCAGCCATCATTTCTTCATCAATTTGCAAACGCCCCGCAGTATCAATAATTACTGTATCCACGCCTTCAGCCCTGCCGCGTTCCACGCCCTGTCGCGCAATTTCTACCGGATCGGCATCGGTTCCAAGCTCAAAGACCGGTACTTCAATTTGTTTGCCCAACGTTATCAACTGGTCGATAGCCGCCGGACGGTAGATATCTGTTGCTACCATCAAGCAACTGCGCTCTAACTTACGTAAGTGTAACGCTAGCTTAGCAGTCGCGGTTGTTTTACCAGTACCCTGCAAACCTGCCATCAGAACAATTGTCGGAGCGCGATCGCATTGTGCGAGAGGTACGTTTTCTTCTCCCATCACTTGTACCAGTTCATCATGAACAATTTTGATGAACTGTTGGTCGGGTCGAACCCCAGCAATTACCTCAGCCCCCTGCGCCTTGGTTTCAACTTCAGTAATAAAATCTTTAACTACCTGGAGATTGACATCTGCTTCTAACAGGGCGCGACGTACTTCCTTCAAAGCCTCTTGGATGTTAGATTGGGAAATTTTGTCCTGACCCCGGAGTTTCTTCCAGGCAACTTCTAAACGGTCAGCTAGTGCTTCAAACATAATCAGTGAGTTTCCAGGTAGTTATCCAGCAAAGTTTTAACGCAATATATATTTAGCTTAGTTGTTTTTTACTTGGGCTGTAGCAATTAAAAAAGGGAGTAGGGAGTGGAGAGTAGGGAGTGGAAAAGAAGGATTTTCATGGTTGGTGATGAAATTTTTTCATTGGGACTGCCTTTTTCAAACTAGATCCCCACGAGCAATAGAATAGCTCACAACGAGGAAATAAAAATTTCTTGCCCTACTCTCTACTCCCTACTCCCCACTCCCTATTTTTTGTCACATAAAAGTAATATTTTATACATTAGCTTTAAAGTTATGATAACCTTTGACAATCAGAATGAATTTTTGGCAAATAAATAAAAACATATGACAAAATCCCATGAATCAAGTTGCACCCTACTCATTTTAAGTCTTAAAATAATTGAAGTTAGGTAAGGTTAATGACCAGTGACCAGTGACCAGTGACCAGTGACCAGTGACCAGTAAACCACCATACTTACAAACGTTGGAATCTGAATAATGAATTAATTTCTTTTTTCTATAAATCAATTTAGGGGCTTCTACAGTATACGTAATTGGTCACTTAACTCTGACGGGGCGACAAAAGAGCTAGGATGCAGATAGGATAAGCTCCATAGCTCTTAGACCTCGTTGATAATACTTCAATTTATTGCGATTTAATCTCATTAATTCCGTGACTAAATCTTCACATGATTCCATGAAATTAACCCATGTTTGACCATATAATCCAATATAAAAACTGCTGTGTCGCCTTTCAATCCGCCCGTATTCTTTCACGCGACCCACATATTTTTGAACACCTTTTTGTTTAATTTGTTGTCCATGTATTGTGGCAGATGTGTATGCGATGGCTATTAATAAAATTAGAGAAATTAAGCGTTTATTTGAGACCTTAGTATCTTCTAAATTATAACCCCCGCTCTTAAAGTCTCGAAACATTTCTTCTATATCAAATCTTCTTTTATAGGCAGCGATCGCCAATTCTAGCGTGACTAAATTTGTGGCAATAAACCATCCTTCTTTTGGAGCTATTCCTTGAATTTTCCGTCTCCATTTACAAGCTACATTAAAATTGGTAAATCCTTTTTGTTTAGTGACCTTAACTCCTTGTAAAAAGAAAGATATTCCTGGTGATAAGCCTAAATCATTTAACTCTTGCCAAATCTCATGTTCCATTTCAATGAATTCGTTTTTTTTCAAACGAAGACAAAAAGATATGCCTTGCTCTCTGAGCCAACTTGCTAGTTTGACAGAACAAAATTCCCTGTCTCCCAAGAGACAAATTTTGTAATCCTTAAAAATTGGTAAAACTTGAGAGATTAACAATTTTTGTTCGTTAAGATTACTGCTTCCCAACTTAGATAGGAGTTCAAAATATACAGGAAAGGCTCTTTTATCCCAAACTACACTAATTACAAATAAATTAATGCAACCCCATGCAGTGCGATCGATGACTACATAAATCATTTTGTCAGATTGAAAATATGTTGACAACCATGTGGTAACAATCGGAAACCAAATTTTTTCAATTGTTAAGAATGGTAATGATAAAAATCTTTGTAATTTTTTTCGTCTGCTTTCAAATAAAATAGGGATTGGGAGATTTGTTGCTAACGCTTCTAAACTAACTTTTTTAATTGACTGTATAACATTAATTAAAATTGTTAGCAGTAAGTATTCGGTTGGGCTAAATTGACTTTTTAAGTGTATTTGGTAAAATGAAGGTATCATTGTCATTAGATAGGTCTTGTTGACAAAGGTAGACCTATCTTTTTTTACCACAAATTGCTGCACACTTGAACTCATAAGCTTTTCAGGCTATTTTGTCGCCCCTTCAGCACTTAACTTAAGAAAATAGTATTAAAGACTGTAAAGAGAAACCCAGATTTATTATTTTAGGAGATTTAGCTAATTTTTTCTATAATTTTTAAAAAAGTAGAGGAAGGAACTGAGAATGGCTAATACCAATCGAGAACAGGCTAGTTTGGATAAAGAAGCTAAGGCTGGATCGAGCGTGTTAATCAAGCAATTGATTTTATTTGGTTTTGGCTCTACACTCATGCTGATACTTACACAAGGAAATATATCAATATTTGTTGCTAGTTTGTATTTATGCTTGTGTGCTTTATTTTTTATTAAGAGCAAAAAAAAGAAAGTCGCCCAAGCTTTTCAAGAAGTATTGACATTATCCCCAGAGCGAGATTCGTGTAATGAAGAGAGTACAGAACAAGAACTTGGCAGTCAATTTAATTCTCTTCAAGAAATTATAGATTTAACATCTCAAAGTCAAGATGCTACTCCTGTTAATTTAATTCTTGCTAACTTAAGTAACACTCAGCTACCAGGTATCGATCTTGGTAGTGCTTACCTAAGTGGCTCTAGCCTAAATTATGCCAATCTCAGTCAAGCCAACTTGTGTAATAGCAATCTCAGTGATGCTCAATTAATCGGTGCAAATCTCAGTGGTGCTAACCTTCAGAAAGCTAACCTCAGCAGTGTTCGGCTAGTAGATGCTAACCTCAGTCATGCCAATTTGAAGGAAGCCAATCTCAGTAACGCCAACCTCAGCAATGCTAACTTGAAGGAAGCTAATCTCAGCAATGCCAACCTTAGCAATGCTGACTTGAAGGAAGCCAATCTTAACAATGCTAACCTTACTGGTGTCTACTTTTGGAGTGTAAATCTTAGCAATGCCCAACTGTTGGGTGCGAACCTTAGTCAGGCTTATATGAGCAGTACCAAGCTTAGGAATGCAAACCTTAAAAGCGCAATTCTTCGGGAGACCAATCTTAGTGAAGCTAAACTTAAGGAAGCTATCCTTATTGGTTCGGATTTAAGGAATGCTAACCTCAGTAGTGCGAATTTGAAGAATGCCGACTTGAGGGATGCGAATTTAGAAGGGGCGAATTTAGAAGGGGCGAATTTAGAAGGGGCTAACCTTAGAGGAGCAAATTTACATGGTGCTAAACTAACTTGTGTCAAAATTAATCGAGCAACACAGTTGGAAACAGAATGGCGTCTTCTCTGGGGACTTGAGGTGCAAGAAAGCGATCGCGAGATGGACTTAAACAGGAACGGTTCTCAAGGGACTAACCTGCCAATCTTTAATCAGTGACCAGTGACCAGTGACCAGCGATCAACGATCGTTAACTTCTGTTACGCTACATTTGGCGAAAATTGAGGAGTGATCAGTTGCCAGATTCAGGCTGGAACGACTGATGAGCTTGCAATCATAATAAAAGAAGATGGTAATTGGGATTTCGTGTTATGACACATAAACTTACAACAAATGACAAATACTGAACTTAAACAGTATATTTCACAACATAGGAATAATGATGAAGCTTTTCGGGCAGTATTGGAAGTGCTGATGAGCCGCCACGATCCCAATGCACCTTATCAAGCCTACCCCTTTGAACTTACCGATCCCAAGAGTAAGGTAGAAGCACTCTTGATTGAGAAGATAAAACAAGCAGAGCAGTAAGAACAAGTGGTCACTGGTCACTGGTCACTGGTCACTGGCACTGTATTATTTGCCAGAATATTTAAAGAACAGAGTTTTGAATTTAAAATGTCTCTAAAGCAAAAAACAAGAGTAGGTAGTATCTTAGCCTGCGATTGGCCGATCGCACAACTACCCGGATTGAGCCAAGAAGAACAATCTCAACTAGAGAA
This genomic interval from Scytonema hofmannii PCC 7110 contains the following:
- a CDS encoding IS4 family transposase; this encodes MIPSFYQIHLKSQFSPTEYLLLTILINVIQSIKKVSLEALATNLPIPILFESRRKKLQRFLSLPFLTIEKIWFPIVTTWLSTYFQSDKMIYVVIDRTAWGCINLFVISVVWDKRAFPVYFELLSKLGSSNLNEQKLLISQVLPIFKDYKICLLGDREFCSVKLASWLREQGISFCLRLKKNEFIEMEHEIWQELNDLGLSPGISFFLQGVKVTKQKGFTNFNVACKWRRKIQGIAPKEGWFIATNLVTLELAIAAYKRRFDIEEMFRDFKSGGYNLEDTKVSNKRLISLILLIAIAYTSATIHGQQIKQKGVQKYVGRVKEYGRIERRHSSFYIGLYGQTWVNFMESCEDLVTELMRLNRNKLKYYQRGLRAMELILSAS
- the rpsP gene encoding 30S ribosomal protein S16; this translates as MIKLRLKRYGKKREASYRIIAIQSLARRDGRPLEELGFYNPRTDEVRLDVPGIVKRLQQGAQPTDTVRRILQKANVFEQVSAKATS
- a CDS encoding PhoH family protein produces the protein MTNNVTIQLPNIPSAIALAGEGENNLKILSRQTGATLVLRGQELYISGTEKQIDLASRLVRSLEDLWSQGNNITSTDISTARHALDTHREHELLDLQRNVIAKTRKGEEVRAKTLRQRQYVEALSKRDLIFCTGPAGTGKTFLAVVIAVQALLANQFEKLILTRPAVEAGERLGFLPGDLQQKVNPYLRPLYDAINEFIDPEKVPSLMEKGVIEVAPLAYMRGRTLNNAFVIVDEAQNTTPSQMKMVLTRLGFNSRMVVTGDMTQTDLPNNQQSGLTLATHILKHVKGIAFCEFSQKDVVRHPLVQEIVAAYERHENNH
- a CDS encoding KH domain-containing protein, with the translated sequence MSLNRSVQKLHHNEIAQKSLAIGPDYVGLVRFLMQPFLDSPESLSVDCELTQTHKRAWIRIAFDGTDKGKVFGRGGRNIQAIRTVIAAAAQAVGQSVYLDIYGSTAGGREGLSFEDEGEERLPPPKPRERRGNGPRPIVKTRFRSY
- a CDS encoding pentapeptide repeat-containing protein — translated: MANTNREQASLDKEAKAGSSVLIKQLILFGFGSTLMLILTQGNISIFVASLYLCLCALFFIKSKKKKVAQAFQEVLTLSPERDSCNEESTEQELGSQFNSLQEIIDLTSQSQDATPVNLILANLSNTQLPGIDLGSAYLSGSSLNYANLSQANLCNSNLSDAQLIGANLSGANLQKANLSSVRLVDANLSHANLKEANLSNANLSNANLKEANLSNANLSNADLKEANLNNANLTGVYFWSVNLSNAQLLGANLSQAYMSSTKLRNANLKSAILRETNLSEAKLKEAILIGSDLRNANLSSANLKNADLRDANLEGANLEGANLEGANLRGANLHGAKLTCVKINRATQLETEWRLLWGLEVQESDREMDLNRNGSQGTNLPIFNQ
- a CDS encoding DUF6887 family protein; translation: MNLQQMTNTELKQYISQHRNNDEAFRAVLEVLMSRHDPNAPYQAYPFELTDPKSKVEALLIEKIKQAEQ
- the ffh gene encoding signal recognition particle protein; translated protein: MFEALADRLEVAWKKLRGQDKISQSNIQEALKEVRRALLEADVNLQVVKDFITEVETKAQGAEVIAGVRPDQQFIKIVHDELVQVMGEENVPLAQCDRAPTIVLMAGLQGTGKTTATAKLALHLRKLERSCLMVATDIYRPAAIDQLITLGKQIEVPVFELGTDADPVEIARQGVERGRAEGVDTVIIDTAGRLQIDEEMMAELARIKEVVQPHETLLVVDAMTGQEAANLTRTFHQKIGITGAILTKMDGDSRGGAALSVRQISGSPIKFVGVGEKVEALQPFYPERMASRILGMGDVLTLVEKAQEEIDLADAEKMQEKILSAKFDFTDFLKQMRLLKNMGSLGGLLKLIPGMNKVSDDQLRQGETQLKRCEAMINSMTTDERRDPDLLASSPSRRKRIARGSGYKETDVSKLVGDFQKMRNLMQQMGQGRFPGGMPGMLGGGMGDPYAAGNRPSAPGWRGYTGGASGGASPKKKPKKDKKKKGFGTL
- the rpsU gene encoding 30S ribosomal protein S21, producing the protein MAEVRLGENESIDSALRRFKKKIQKAGILSEVKRRERYEKPSLRRKRKAEVARKGGRY